In one Corallococcus sp. EGB genomic region, the following are encoded:
- a CDS encoding electron transfer flavoprotein subunit beta/FixA family protein yields MKILVTAKRVEDPESKIKVKPDGSDIVKEGLKYKINPFDEIGVEEGLRLAAKHTGEVVVVSIGGKEVQEQLRHALAMGANRAIWVNHTGPLDQLGIAGLLQKVAEKEKPDVVLLGKQSIDDDQNQVGQYLAEFLGWGQATFASKVESLESDQEKNKVPAVVLSADKKSVQVVREVDNGLATLEVQLPAVITTDLRLNQPRYASLPGIMKAKSKPIEELTPAGLGVDVAPKIQVLKLASPPARKAGIKVPDVATLVEKLHNEAKVV; encoded by the coding sequence GTGAAGATTCTTGTCACCGCCAAGCGCGTGGAAGATCCCGAGTCGAAGATCAAGGTCAAGCCGGACGGCTCGGACATCGTGAAGGAGGGGTTGAAGTACAAGATCAACCCCTTCGATGAAATCGGCGTGGAGGAGGGCTTGCGCCTCGCGGCGAAGCACACCGGCGAGGTGGTGGTGGTCTCCATCGGCGGCAAGGAGGTGCAGGAGCAGCTGCGCCACGCGCTGGCCATGGGCGCCAACCGCGCCATCTGGGTGAACCACACGGGCCCGTTGGATCAGCTGGGCATCGCGGGCCTGCTCCAGAAGGTCGCGGAGAAGGAGAAGCCGGACGTCGTCCTGTTGGGCAAGCAGTCCATCGATGACGACCAGAACCAGGTGGGCCAGTACCTGGCCGAGTTCCTGGGCTGGGGCCAGGCCACGTTCGCCTCCAAGGTGGAGTCGCTGGAGAGCGACCAGGAGAAGAACAAGGTCCCCGCGGTGGTGCTGTCCGCGGACAAGAAGAGCGTCCAGGTGGTGCGTGAAGTGGACAACGGCCTGGCGACCCTGGAGGTCCAGCTGCCCGCGGTCATCACCACGGACCTGCGCCTGAACCAGCCGCGCTACGCGAGCCTCCCGGGCATCATGAAGGCGAAGAGCAAGCCCATCGAGGAGCTGACCCCGGCGGGCCTGGGCGTGGACGTGGCCCCGAAGATCCAGGTGCTGAAGCTGGCGTCGCCCCCGGCGCGCAAGGCGGGCATCAAGGTGCCGGACGTGGCCACGCTGGTGGAGAAGCTGCACAACGAGGCGAAGGTCGTCTGA
- a CDS encoding acyl-CoA dehydrogenase family protein: MDFQLSENQRALQEAARKYARDVVRPKAAHYDETSDFPKDLISAAFELGLLNMAIPSEYNGVGLTHLEQVIVCEELAWGCAGVATSLIANDLANLPIILAGTDDQKKRLLAPFGEKLKLSCFCLTEPSAGSDVAAMSTTARREGDEYVLNGSKCFITNAGYAEQFTVFATLDKGKKHKGITCFVVEGRPQGLTTGKHENKMGQRASNTTTVTFDEVRVPVKNRIGEEGEGFKIAMATLDNSRPLTASISIGIARAALEHSLEYSAQRHTMGKPIREHQAVQFMLAEMAMNTHAARLLTWESAQVLDEGQRNTLQSSYAKCFAADMAMKVATDAVQVFGGYGYMKEYPVEKLMRDAKLIQVYEGTSQVQRLVIAKELFR, translated from the coding sequence ATGGATTTCCAGCTCAGCGAAAACCAGCGCGCCTTGCAGGAGGCCGCGCGCAAGTACGCCCGTGACGTGGTGCGCCCCAAGGCCGCGCACTACGACGAGACCTCCGACTTCCCCAAGGACCTCATCTCCGCCGCCTTCGAGCTGGGCCTGCTCAACATGGCCATCCCGTCGGAGTACAACGGCGTGGGCCTGACGCACCTGGAGCAGGTCATCGTCTGCGAGGAGCTGGCGTGGGGCTGCGCGGGCGTGGCCACGTCCCTCATCGCCAACGACCTGGCCAACCTGCCCATCATCCTCGCGGGCACGGACGACCAGAAGAAGCGGCTGCTGGCCCCCTTCGGGGAGAAGCTCAAGCTCAGCTGCTTCTGCCTCACGGAGCCCAGCGCGGGCTCGGACGTGGCGGCCATGAGCACCACCGCGCGCCGCGAGGGTGACGAGTACGTCCTCAACGGCAGCAAGTGCTTCATCACCAACGCCGGCTACGCGGAGCAGTTCACCGTGTTCGCCACGCTGGACAAGGGCAAGAAGCACAAGGGCATCACCTGCTTCGTCGTGGAGGGCCGTCCGCAGGGCCTCACCACCGGCAAGCACGAGAACAAGATGGGCCAGCGCGCCAGCAACACCACCACCGTCACGTTCGACGAGGTGCGTGTCCCGGTGAAGAACCGCATTGGCGAAGAGGGCGAGGGCTTCAAGATCGCCATGGCCACGCTGGACAACAGCCGCCCGCTCACCGCGAGCATCTCCATTGGCATCGCGCGCGCGGCGCTGGAGCACTCGCTGGAGTACTCGGCGCAGCGCCACACGATGGGCAAGCCCATCCGCGAGCACCAGGCCGTCCAGTTCATGCTGGCGGAGATGGCCATGAACACCCACGCCGCGCGCCTGCTCACCTGGGAGAGCGCGCAGGTGCTGGATGAGGGACAGCGCAACACCCTCCAGTCCAGCTACGCGAAGTGCTTCGCCGCGGACATGGCCATGAAGGTCGCCACGGACGCGGTGCAGGTGTTCGGTGGCTACGGCTACATGAAGGAATACCCCGTGGAGAAGCTGATGCGCGACGCCAAGCTCATCCAGGTCTACGAGGGCACGAGCCAGGTGCAGCGCCTGGTCATCGCGAAGGAACTGTTCAGGTAG
- a CDS encoding GNAT family N-acetyltransferase → MPSGGVSTAELADLLAALPFGHRLWVRGMGRCLYPLLRSGDAVRLLRCGPERLARGDVALVRHGPRLAAQVVLSTEPWVTESLLGGTDVAGGELVGRIIALKRGRWVVRLPRPTRPALFLLQRTLSGVWTQPASRKLFRQLRDLFSGWTKPLRRQFVGPLEIRLVRLEDLDALLAFATERLVVSGTFLRRQLRDRWGLPPERRVGAAAGAFDAQGHLLGFAWADDYHQEGLSLDGFWVRSLVVAPRVRRMGVATALVRCLLEEVERQGADRLHADIDEDNTASLRTFSGLGFRPASEALTTATNQQWDAAGGSKRLVVLVRPLPR, encoded by the coding sequence ATGCCCTCTGGTGGCGTCTCGACGGCCGAGCTCGCGGACCTGCTTGCGGCGCTGCCCTTCGGCCACCGGCTGTGGGTGCGCGGCATGGGGCGGTGTCTCTACCCGCTCCTGCGCAGCGGGGACGCGGTGCGGCTGTTGCGCTGTGGACCGGAGCGGCTGGCGCGCGGGGACGTGGCGCTGGTGCGGCACGGGCCCCGGCTGGCCGCGCAGGTGGTGTTGTCCACGGAGCCCTGGGTGACGGAGTCGCTGTTGGGCGGCACGGACGTGGCGGGCGGTGAATTGGTGGGGCGCATCATCGCGCTCAAGCGCGGGCGCTGGGTGGTGCGGCTGCCCCGGCCCACGCGGCCCGCGCTGTTCCTCCTTCAGCGCACGCTGTCCGGCGTGTGGACGCAGCCCGCGTCCCGGAAGCTGTTCCGCCAGCTGCGCGACCTGTTCTCCGGGTGGACGAAGCCGCTGCGCCGCCAGTTCGTGGGCCCGCTGGAGATCCGCCTGGTGCGCCTGGAGGACCTGGACGCGCTGCTCGCCTTCGCCACCGAAAGGCTGGTGGTGTCCGGCACCTTCCTGCGCCGGCAGCTGCGCGACCGGTGGGGCCTGCCTCCGGAGCGGCGCGTGGGCGCGGCGGCGGGCGCGTTCGACGCGCAGGGGCACCTGCTCGGCTTCGCCTGGGCGGACGACTACCACCAGGAGGGGCTGTCCCTGGACGGCTTCTGGGTGCGCTCGCTGGTGGTGGCCCCCCGGGTGCGGCGCATGGGCGTGGCCACCGCGCTGGTGCGGTGCCTCCTGGAGGAGGTTGAGCGGCAGGGCGCGGACCGGCTGCACGCGGACATCGACGAGGACAACACCGCCTCCCTGCGGACCTTCTCCGGCCTGGGGTTCCGCCCCGCGTCCGAGGCGCTGACCACCGCCACGAACCAGCAGTGGGACGCGGCGGGGGGGAGCAAGCGGCTGGTCGTGCTGGTCCGCCCGCTTCCCCGCTGA
- the dapB gene encoding 4-hydroxy-tetrahydrodipicolinate reductase, translated as MTRTVITGISGRMGSTLVRLATAASDLPVVGATVRPGSPLSGQDAGLVARLGAPLDVLAQDDLGRALDGAKADVVVDFTGPEATLHHAKVCAGRGVALVVGTTGFTPEGRAQLQEHAKRIPIVAAPNMSVGVNLVIRMAAELARVLGPSFDVEVLETHHRMKKDAPSGTALKLAEVLVDALGRTKDDLTFAREGQTGARPPGEIGVQALRGGDVVGEHTVYFFGEGERIELTHRATNRDQFAQGALRAARWVAGRAPGLYDMADVLGLQGKT; from the coding sequence ATGACCCGCACCGTCATCACCGGCATCTCCGGTCGCATGGGCAGCACGCTGGTGCGCCTGGCCACGGCCGCCAGCGACCTGCCGGTGGTGGGCGCCACGGTGCGCCCGGGCAGCCCGCTGTCCGGACAGGACGCGGGGCTCGTGGCCCGGCTGGGCGCTCCGCTGGACGTGCTCGCGCAGGACGACCTGGGCCGCGCGCTGGACGGCGCGAAGGCGGACGTCGTCGTGGACTTCACCGGCCCGGAGGCGACGCTGCATCACGCGAAGGTCTGCGCCGGGCGCGGCGTCGCGCTGGTGGTGGGCACCACGGGCTTCACGCCCGAGGGCCGCGCGCAGCTTCAGGAGCACGCGAAGCGGATCCCCATCGTCGCGGCGCCCAACATGTCCGTGGGCGTCAACCTGGTCATCCGCATGGCGGCGGAGCTGGCGCGGGTGCTGGGCCCTTCGTTCGACGTGGAGGTGCTGGAGACGCACCACCGCATGAAGAAGGACGCGCCCAGCGGCACCGCGCTCAAGCTGGCGGAGGTGCTGGTGGACGCGCTGGGCCGCACGAAGGACGACCTCACCTTCGCACGCGAGGGACAGACGGGGGCACGGCCGCCCGGTGAGATCGGCGTGCAGGCGCTGCGCGGCGGGGACGTCGTGGGCGAGCACACGGTGTACTTCTTTGGCGAGGGCGAGCGCATCGAGCTCACCCACCGCGCGACGAACCGCGACCAGTTCGCGCAAGGGGCGCTGCGAGCCGCGCGCTGGGTGGCGGGCCGCGCGCCAGGACTCTATGACATGGCCGACGTGCTCGGCCTCCAGGGGAAGACATGA
- a CDS encoding fumarylacetoacetate hydrolase family protein, with protein MTARYCRFQVDSRASYGRVDGNEVVVLTAAPWAGGKETGLRRSLQGLTLLTPSDASKVVCIGQNYRKHAEEMGKPIPTEPLIFTKPSTALNGPGSPIRIPKASQEVHYEAELALVIGERLKNADEATAARAIWGLTAFNDVTARDIQRKEIQHTRAKGYDTFACAGPWAVTGLSPADLRVVCRVNGQVRQDGRTSDMVFGAARLVSFISHIMTLLPGDLVSTGTPSGVGALKAGDTVEVELEGIGTLVNPVEMEP; from the coding sequence ATGACCGCCCGCTATTGCCGCTTCCAGGTCGACAGCCGCGCCAGCTACGGCCGCGTCGACGGCAACGAGGTGGTGGTGCTCACCGCCGCGCCGTGGGCCGGCGGCAAGGAGACGGGCCTGCGCCGTTCGCTCCAGGGCCTCACGCTGCTCACGCCGTCGGACGCGTCCAAGGTCGTCTGCATCGGGCAGAACTACCGCAAGCACGCCGAGGAGATGGGCAAGCCCATCCCCACGGAGCCGCTCATCTTCACCAAGCCCTCCACCGCGCTCAACGGCCCGGGCTCGCCCATCCGCATCCCCAAGGCGAGCCAGGAGGTCCACTACGAGGCGGAGCTGGCGCTCGTCATCGGCGAGCGCCTGAAGAACGCGGACGAGGCCACCGCCGCGCGCGCCATCTGGGGCCTCACCGCCTTCAACGACGTCACCGCGCGCGACATCCAGCGCAAGGAGATCCAGCACACCCGCGCCAAGGGCTACGACACCTTCGCCTGCGCGGGCCCCTGGGCCGTCACGGGCCTGTCCCCGGCCGACCTGCGCGTCGTGTGCCGGGTGAACGGGCAGGTGCGCCAGGATGGCCGCACGTCCGACATGGTGTTCGGCGCCGCCCGCCTGGTCTCCTTCATCTCCCACATCATGACGCTGCTGCCCGGCGACCTGGTGAGCACGGGCACTCCGTCCGGCGTGGGCGCGCTGAAGGCCGGGGACACGGTGGAGGTGGAGCTGGAGGGAATCGGGACCCTGGTGAATCCGGTTGAGATGGAGCCTTGA
- a CDS encoding SIS domain-containing protein: MARAPRSTAKKQPRLRALPGRAPPPAPAHPQAQSLDDEAALTYARGVLEAEARAILGVTDRLGDAFLRALKLVRDCPGQVVVTGMGKAGHIGQKLSSTLASTGIRSVFLHPAEAVHGDLGRVGPGDVILALSNSGSTEELLRLLPLFKRMGVPVVALTGDADSPLAKGAEVVLDIGRIEEACPMGLVPTASTAALHAVGDALAMTLLRSRPFGRDDYALLHPGGKLGRSVLRVFELMRTGPANPLVLDTARLSQAVVVMTNTPGRPGAACVVDRDGRLEGIFTDGDLRRLVEKGHTDFEVPVRQVMGKRPRCITPDTLVLTAAAQMRELKVDQLPVVDVEGRAVGLLDVQDLLAAKFV; encoded by the coding sequence ATGGCCCGCGCCCCCCGCTCCACCGCCAAGAAGCAGCCCCGCCTGCGCGCCCTCCCCGGCCGCGCGCCGCCCCCCGCTCCCGCCCACCCCCAGGCTCAAAGCTTGGACGACGAGGCCGCGCTCACCTACGCGCGCGGCGTGCTGGAGGCGGAGGCCCGCGCCATCCTGGGCGTCACGGACCGGCTGGGGGACGCGTTCCTGCGCGCGCTGAAGCTCGTGCGCGACTGCCCGGGGCAGGTGGTGGTGACGGGCATGGGGAAGGCGGGCCACATCGGCCAGAAGCTGTCCTCCACGCTGGCGTCCACCGGCATCCGCTCCGTGTTCCTCCACCCCGCGGAGGCCGTGCACGGCGACCTGGGGCGCGTGGGCCCGGGCGACGTCATCCTCGCGCTGTCCAACAGCGGCAGCACGGAGGAGCTGCTGCGCCTGTTGCCCCTCTTCAAGCGCATGGGCGTGCCCGTGGTGGCGCTCACCGGGGACGCGGACAGCCCGCTCGCCAAGGGCGCGGAGGTGGTGCTGGACATCGGGCGGATTGAAGAGGCGTGCCCCATGGGGCTCGTCCCCACCGCGTCCACCGCCGCGCTGCACGCCGTGGGCGACGCGCTGGCGATGACGCTGCTCCGCTCGCGCCCCTTCGGGCGGGACGACTACGCGCTCCTGCACCCGGGTGGGAAGCTGGGGCGCTCCGTGCTGCGCGTCTTCGAGCTGATGCGCACGGGCCCCGCGAACCCGCTGGTGCTGGACACCGCGCGGCTGTCGCAGGCGGTGGTGGTGATGACCAACACGCCGGGCCGGCCGGGCGCCGCGTGCGTGGTGGACCGCGACGGGAGGCTGGAGGGCATCTTCACGGACGGCGACCTGCGCCGGCTGGTGGAGAAGGGCCACACGGACTTCGAGGTGCCGGTGCGGCAGGTGATGGGCAAGCGCCCGCGCTGCATCACGCCGGACACGCTGGTGCTCACCGCCGCCGCGCAGATGCGCGAGCTGAAGGTGGACCAGCTGCCCGTGGTGGACGTCGAGGGCCGCGCGGTGGGCCTGCTCGACGTCCAGGACCTGCTGGCCGCGAAGTTCGTCTAG
- the folK gene encoding 2-amino-4-hydroxy-6-hydroxymethyldihydropteridine diphosphokinase → MSATVYVGLGSNEGDRESHLVAALAAMSCIDAVSVLGCSSLYDSAPVGPAQPRFLNAVVALECDLTPQRLLCILQRIELDLGRRRLQRWGPRTIDLDILLWDEEDHSVVADANLQVPHLELHKRRFALEPLAELAPQARHPVMGVTVQELLAKLAPQDVRKREALFWPDMGARFPIHEL, encoded by the coding sequence TTGAGTGCGACCGTCTATGTAGGACTGGGTTCCAACGAGGGCGACCGTGAGTCCCACCTCGTGGCCGCCCTCGCCGCGATGTCGTGCATCGACGCGGTGTCGGTGCTGGGCTGTTCCTCCCTCTATGATTCGGCCCCGGTGGGGCCCGCGCAGCCGCGCTTCCTCAACGCCGTGGTGGCGCTGGAGTGCGACCTGACGCCGCAGCGCCTGCTGTGCATCCTCCAGCGGATCGAACTGGACCTGGGCCGCCGCCGGCTGCAGCGCTGGGGCCCGCGCACCATCGACCTGGACATCCTCCTGTGGGACGAGGAGGACCACTCCGTGGTCGCGGATGCGAACCTCCAGGTGCCCCACCTCGAGCTGCACAAGCGCCGCTTCGCGCTGGAGCCCCTGGCGGAGTTGGCCCCCCAGGCCCGCCACCCGGTGATGGGCGTGACGGTGCAGGAGCTGCTCGCGAAGCTCGCCCCCCAGGACGTCCGCAAGCGCGAGGCCCTCTTCTGGCCCGACATGGGCGCCCGTTTCCCCATCCACGAACTATGA
- the dapA gene encoding 4-hydroxy-tetrahydrodipicolinate synthase: protein MKTFEGSMTALATPFLDGALDEGAFRALVRYQLAGGTNVLLPMGTTGEAVTLDADERARAIAVVVDEAKGRAPVVAGAGSNSTRDTIESVRRAREVGADGALIVTPYYNKPTQAGLVEHYRAIAKAHPGFPLIAYNVPGRTGVDLLPETVLQLCDIPEVVALKEATASLIRAVDLVEKCGDRMTLLSGDDFTVLPFIACGGKGVISVSSNVAPRMMADLVAAARSNDIAKARELQVRMNALHRLLFVESNPIPVKWALHLMGMFSPEIRLPLVPMGEANAAKLKAELSTLGLLKA, encoded by the coding sequence ATGAAGACCTTCGAAGGCTCCATGACGGCGCTGGCCACTCCGTTCCTCGACGGTGCGCTGGACGAGGGGGCCTTCCGCGCCCTGGTCCGCTACCAGCTGGCGGGCGGCACGAATGTCCTCCTGCCCATGGGCACCACGGGCGAGGCGGTCACCCTGGACGCGGACGAGCGCGCGCGCGCCATCGCCGTCGTCGTGGACGAGGCGAAGGGCCGGGCGCCGGTGGTGGCGGGCGCGGGCAGCAACAGCACGCGCGACACGATTGAGTCCGTGCGCCGCGCGCGCGAGGTGGGCGCCGACGGCGCGCTCATCGTCACGCCCTACTACAACAAGCCCACGCAGGCGGGCCTGGTGGAGCACTACCGCGCCATCGCGAAGGCGCACCCGGGCTTCCCGCTCATCGCCTACAACGTGCCGGGCCGCACGGGCGTGGACCTCCTGCCGGAGACGGTGCTCCAGCTGTGTGACATCCCGGAGGTCGTGGCGCTGAAGGAGGCCACGGCCAGCCTCATCCGCGCGGTGGACCTGGTGGAGAAGTGCGGCGACCGGATGACGCTCCTGTCCGGTGACGACTTCACGGTGCTGCCCTTCATCGCGTGCGGCGGCAAGGGCGTCATCTCCGTGTCCTCCAACGTCGCGCCCCGCATGATGGCGGACCTGGTGGCGGCGGCGCGGAGCAACGACATCGCGAAGGCGCGCGAGCTCCAGGTGCGGATGAACGCGCTGCACCGGCTGCTCTTCGTGGAGTCCAACCCCATCCCGGTGAAGTGGGCGCTCCACCTGATGGGCATGTTCAGCCCGGAAATCCGCCTGCCGCTCGTGCCCATGGGCGAGGCGAACGCCGCGAAGCTGAAGGCCGAGCTGTCCACGCTGGGCCTGCTGAAGGCCTGA
- a CDS encoding cytochrome c oxidase assembly factor Coa1 family protein: MPPTSPEGDYAPVPRQGWWNRNWKWAVSVGCLGLLGSCFCFAAIVVGWGYASFKDMGAYTEAIAEAQEDPHVQQALGGTFKAGFPRDSQVSSINGHTHAEFVVPLDGPKADGTLHAVADKDDDTWTFRTLFVQLEDGSRIDLLETGEAPPEEEVPHELEPGVPPNGTEPSEPPAQKRPGHDHDIEL, translated from the coding sequence ATGCCGCCGACAAGTCCCGAGGGTGACTACGCACCCGTGCCCCGCCAGGGGTGGTGGAACCGCAACTGGAAGTGGGCGGTGTCCGTGGGCTGCCTGGGGCTGCTCGGCTCCTGCTTCTGCTTCGCGGCCATCGTCGTGGGCTGGGGCTACGCGTCCTTCAAGGACATGGGCGCGTACACGGAGGCCATCGCGGAGGCCCAGGAGGATCCACACGTGCAGCAGGCCCTGGGGGGCACCTTCAAGGCGGGCTTCCCCCGCGACTCCCAGGTGAGCAGCATCAACGGCCACACCCACGCGGAGTTCGTCGTCCCGCTGGACGGCCCCAAGGCGGACGGCACCCTGCACGCGGTAGCGGACAAGGACGACGACACGTGGACCTTCCGCACCCTCTTCGTCCAGTTGGAGGACGGCAGCCGCATCGACCTGCTCGAAACGGGCGAGGCGCCTCCCGAGGAGGAGGTGCCCCACGAGCTGGAGCCCGGCGTCCCCCCGAACGGGACCGAGCCCTCCGAGCCTCCGGCGCAGAAGAGGCCCGGCCACGACCACGACATCGAGCTGTAG
- a CDS encoding DMT family transporter → MSEGREAARWRADGALVLLTVFWGLTFVVVKDALAFADPFTFLTLRFVVGATVLGVIARGRMFAPGIIPKGLLLATVLFLCFALQTVGLQTTTPSRAAFLTGLNVLFVPLLSMVLLRRLPRWGTTVGVVLAAVGLYWLTQPGQGEAPSGGAGGLHLGDWLSIGCALAYAGHILLTERFASKDNALGLVAVQLVGVAVLSALCLPFGERRLEWSPPLVVAVLACGVLASAVAILVQTWGQARTTAVRAALIFALEPVFASAYSVAVGREVLGAKEWLGGALIVVGVFASELGTVVWDGWRARGRTPAA, encoded by the coding sequence GTGTCTGAAGGGCGCGAGGCTGCGCGGTGGCGGGCGGACGGGGCGCTGGTGCTCCTCACCGTCTTCTGGGGACTGACGTTCGTGGTGGTGAAGGACGCGCTCGCGTTCGCGGATCCGTTCACCTTCCTCACGCTGCGCTTCGTGGTGGGCGCGACGGTGCTGGGCGTCATCGCTCGCGGCCGGATGTTCGCGCCCGGCATCATCCCCAAGGGGTTGCTCCTGGCGACGGTGCTGTTCCTGTGCTTCGCGCTCCAGACGGTGGGGCTGCAGACCACCACGCCGTCGCGCGCGGCATTCCTCACCGGCCTCAACGTCCTCTTCGTCCCGCTGTTGTCCATGGTGCTGCTCAGGCGCCTGCCGCGGTGGGGCACCACCGTGGGCGTGGTGCTGGCCGCGGTGGGCCTGTACTGGCTGACGCAGCCTGGCCAGGGCGAGGCGCCGTCAGGAGGCGCGGGCGGTCTGCACCTGGGGGACTGGCTGTCCATCGGGTGTGCGCTGGCGTACGCGGGCCACATCCTGCTCACCGAGCGCTTCGCGTCGAAGGACAACGCCCTGGGCCTGGTGGCGGTGCAGCTCGTGGGCGTGGCGGTGCTGTCCGCCCTGTGCCTGCCCTTCGGGGAGCGCAGGCTGGAGTGGAGCCCGCCGTTGGTGGTGGCGGTGCTCGCGTGCGGCGTGCTCGCGAGCGCGGTGGCCATCCTCGTCCAGACGTGGGGCCAGGCTCGCACCACCGCGGTGCGCGCGGCGCTCATCTTCGCGCTGGAGCCGGTGTTCGCCTCGGCCTACTCCGTGGCGGTGGGCCGCGAGGTGCTGGGCGCGAAGGAGTGGCTGGGCGGCGCGCTCATCGTCGTGGGCGTCTTCGCGTCCGAGCTGGGCACGGTGGTGTGGGACGGATGGCGGGCACGGGGCCGCACGCCCGCCGCCTGA
- a CDS encoding electron transfer flavoprotein subunit alpha/FixB family protein: MSIVLIVAEQQPDGNLRKASLNAIAAGKQLADKAGAELHLVLLSKDPSRLAEELKGTGAKVIHTAAAPEFEHYLAEVYAPVVAGLAQELKASFVGAASTAQGKDLLPRVAARLKAAMATDITGINGSGADITFTRPMWAGNVFAEVKLTTPVQVISIRATEFSPAAGAGASAEVKSFQPKLEASKTKFVSFNEVKSARPELTEASVVVSGGRGTKGDFKEIEALADLLGAAVGASRAVCDAGWVPNDLQVGQTGKVVAPKLYIAAGISGAIQHLAGMKSSKTIVAINKDPEAPIFQVADYGLVDDLFKVLPALRESIQKLK, from the coding sequence ATGTCCATCGTCCTCATCGTCGCCGAGCAGCAGCCGGACGGGAACCTGCGCAAGGCCTCCCTGAACGCCATCGCCGCGGGCAAGCAGCTGGCCGACAAGGCCGGCGCCGAGCTGCACCTCGTCCTCCTTTCCAAGGACCCGTCCAGGCTGGCGGAGGAGCTCAAGGGCACCGGCGCCAAGGTCATCCACACCGCCGCCGCTCCCGAGTTCGAGCACTACCTGGCGGAGGTCTACGCCCCCGTGGTCGCGGGCCTGGCGCAGGAGCTGAAGGCGTCCTTCGTGGGCGCGGCCTCCACGGCGCAGGGCAAGGACCTGCTGCCGCGCGTCGCCGCCCGGCTGAAGGCCGCCATGGCCACCGACATCACCGGCATCAACGGCAGCGGGGCGGACATCACGTTCACCCGCCCCATGTGGGCCGGCAACGTGTTCGCCGAGGTGAAGCTCACCACGCCGGTGCAGGTCATCAGCATCCGCGCCACGGAGTTCAGCCCGGCCGCTGGCGCGGGCGCCTCCGCGGAGGTGAAGTCCTTCCAGCCGAAGCTGGAGGCCTCCAAGACGAAGTTCGTCTCCTTCAACGAGGTGAAGAGCGCCCGTCCGGAGCTCACCGAGGCCAGCGTGGTGGTCTCCGGTGGCCGCGGCACCAAGGGCGACTTCAAGGAGATTGAGGCCCTGGCGGACCTGCTGGGCGCCGCGGTGGGCGCGTCCCGCGCGGTGTGCGACGCGGGTTGGGTTCCCAACGACCTGCAGGTCGGTCAGACGGGCAAGGTCGTCGCGCCGAAGCTGTACATCGCCGCGGGCATCAGCGGCGCCATCCAGCACCTGGCCGGCATGAAGTCCTCGAAGACCATCGTCGCCATCAACAAGGACCCGGAGGCGCCCATCTTCCAGGTGGCTGACTACGGCCTCGTGGACGACCTCTTCAAGGTCCTGCCCGCGCTGCGCGAGAGCATCCAGAAGCTGAAGTAG
- the fsa gene encoding fructose-6-phosphate aldolase, with translation MKFFIDSADVGEIRKAHEMGCVDGVTTNPSLLAKVGRGLEETIREICSIVDGPISAECVSLTAPELIKEGQGLAKIHDNVVVKIPMGVEGMKAVKALTADGIRTNVTLCFSANQALLCAKAGATYVSPFVGRLDDISQDGMELIAHILEIYQNYDFTTQVLVASVRNPVHVLQAARLGADVATLPYNVITQLANHPLTDAGIQKFLADWEKVPKQAKPAGK, from the coding sequence ATGAAGTTCTTCATCGACAGCGCGGACGTCGGCGAAATCCGCAAGGCCCACGAGATGGGCTGCGTGGACGGCGTCACCACCAACCCGTCACTGCTGGCCAAGGTCGGCCGCGGGCTGGAGGAGACCATCCGTGAAATCTGCTCCATCGTGGATGGCCCCATCAGCGCCGAGTGCGTCTCGCTGACGGCCCCGGAGCTCATCAAGGAAGGCCAGGGCCTGGCGAAGATCCACGACAACGTCGTCGTGAAGATCCCCATGGGCGTGGAGGGCATGAAGGCCGTCAAGGCGCTGACCGCCGACGGCATCCGCACCAACGTCACCCTCTGCTTCTCCGCCAACCAGGCCCTGCTGTGCGCCAAGGCCGGCGCCACGTACGTGTCGCCCTTCGTGGGCCGGCTGGACGACATCTCCCAGGACGGCATGGAGCTCATCGCCCACATCCTGGAGATCTACCAGAACTACGACTTCACCACGCAGGTGCTGGTGGCCAGCGTGCGCAACCCCGTCCACGTCCTCCAGGCCGCGCGCCTGGGCGCGGACGTCGCCACGCTGCCCTACAACGTCATCACCCAGCTGGCGAACCACCCCCTCACCGACGCGGGCATCCAGAAGTTCCTCGCGGACTGGGAGAAGGTCCCCAAGCAGGCGAAGCCCGCCGGAAAGTAG